From a single Nymphaea colorata isolate Beijing-Zhang1983 chromosome 4, ASM883128v2, whole genome shotgun sequence genomic region:
- the LOC116253291 gene encoding glycine-rich cell wall structural protein-like isoform X2 — MARGVGMASRVGLSWLVLSLFLGCAFCRVMRKDKQYNGEELFAFGKGAGFGGGFGSGFGGGKGFGFGKGGGLGGGVVGGFGGGGGGGGGGFGSGGGFGGGFGGGHGGGFGGGFGGGHGGGLGGGAGGGVGGGIGGGHGGGLGGGIGGGHGGGAGGGGGHGGGLGGGAGGGVGGGIGGGHGGGLGGGIGGGGGHGGGIGGGAGGGVGGGHGGGIGGGAGGGVGGGHGGGVGGGHGGGVGGGIGGGHGGGGGHGGGHVGGRHGGGVGGGAGGGHGGGIGGGAGGGGGGGVGGGVGGGVGGGVGGGHGGGGAGGGAGGGIGGGHGGGIGGGIGGGAGGGAGGGIGGGHGGGVGGGAGGGAGGGIGGGHGGGIGGGIGGGAGGGAGGGIGGGHGGGIGGGIGGGAGGGAGGGIGGGHGGGIGGGAGGGAGGGHGGGIGGGSGGGFGGGAGGGGGFGGGGAGFGGGAGGGHRIFSGGFN; from the exons atGGCTCGAGGGGTGGGTATGGCGAGCAGAGTGGGCCTGTCATGGCTGGTTTTGAGTCTTTTCCTTGGCTGTGCTTTCTGCAGAGTGATGAGGAAGGATAAGCAGTACAATGGTGAGGAGCTCTTTGCCTTCGGCAAAGGAGCAGGTTTTGGAGGTGGTTTCGGTAGCGGTTTTGGAGGTGGGAAAGGATTTGGTTTTGGCAAGGGTGGAGGACTGGGAGGAGGGGTCGTTGGGGGttttggtggtggcggtggcggtggtggtggtggttttGGTAGTGGTGGTGGATTTGGTGGCGGCTTTGGTGGTGGTCATGGAGGTGGTTTCGGTGGTGGATTTGGTGGAGGTCATGGTGGTGGTCTTGGAGGTGGTGCAGGTGGTGGAGTAGGGGGTGGCATTGGCGGTGGCCATGGAGGTGGTCTGGGTGGCGGCATTGGTGGAGGACACGGTGGTGGAGCTGGAGGAGGTGGAGGTCATGGTGGTGGTCTTGGAGGTGGTGCAGGTGGTGGAGTAGGGGGTGGCATTGGCGGTGGCCATGGAGGTGGTCTAGGTGGCGGCATTGGCGGAGGTGGAGGTCACGGTGGTGGCATTGGTGGTGGAGCTGGAGGTGGTGTAGGTGGGGGTCATGGAGGTGGAATaggtggtggtgctggtggaGGAGTTGGCGGAGGTCATGGCGGTGGAGTTGGTGGTGGACATGGGGGTGGTGTAGGTGGAGGTATTGGTGGTGGGcacggtggtggtggtggtcatGGTGGAGGTCATGTAGGTGGCCGGCATGGTGGTGGTGTGGGTGGCGGTGCTGGTGGCGGTCATGGCGGTGGTATAGGTGGAGGGGCtggtggaggtggtggtggtggtgtagGTGGCGGTGTTGGTGGTGGTGTAGGAGgaggtgttggtggtggccatgGAG GAGGTGGTGCTGGTGGAGGAGCTGGCGGAGGTATTGGTGGTGGTCATGGAGGTGGTATAGGTGGTGGAATCGGTGGCGGTGCTGGTGGAGGAGCTGGCGGTGGTATTGGTGGTGGTCATGGAGGAGGTGTAGGAGGTGGTGCTGGTGGAGGAGCTGGCGGAGGTATTGGTGGTGGCCATGGCGGTGGTATAGGTGGTGGAATCGGTGGCGGTGCTGGTGGAGGAGCTGGCGGTGGTATTGGTGGTGGCCATGGAGGTGGTATAGGTGGTGGAATTGGTGGGGGTGCAGGTGGAGGAGCTGGTGGTGGTATTGGTGGTGGCCATGGAGGTGGTATAGGTGGCGGTGCAGGTGGTGGAGCTGGCGGTGGCCATGGAGGTGGAATTGGTGGTGGTAGTGGTGGAGGGTTCGGTGGaggtgctggtggtggtggagggTTCGGTGGAGGTGGTGCAGGATTCGGCGGAGGTGCTGGTGGTGGCCATCGCATCTTTTCTGGAGGCTTCAACTAA
- the LOC116253291 gene encoding glycine-rich cell wall structural protein-like isoform X8, whose translation MARGVGMASRVGLSWLVLSLFLGCAFCRVMRKDKQYNGEELFAFGKGAGFGGGFGSGFGGGKGFGFGKGGGLGGGVVGGFGGGGGGGGGGFGSGGGFGGGFGGGHGGGFGGGFGGGHGGGLGGGAGGGVGGGIGGGHGGGLGGGIGGGHGGGAGGGGGHGGGLGGGAGGGVGGGIGGGHGGGLGGGIGGGGGHGGGIGGGAGGGVGGGHGGGIGGGAGGGVGGGHGGGVGGGHGGGVGGGIGGGHGGGGGHGGGHVGGRHGGGVGGGAGGGHGGGIGGGAGGGGGGGVGGGVGGGVGGGVGGGHGGGGAGGGAGGGIGGGHGGGIGGGIGGGAGGGAGGGIGGGHGGGIGGGIGGGAGGGAGGGIGGGHGGGIGGGAGGGAGGGHGGGIGGGSGGGFGGGAGGGGGFGGGGAGFGGGAGGGHRIFSGGFN comes from the exons atGGCTCGAGGGGTGGGTATGGCGAGCAGAGTGGGCCTGTCATGGCTGGTTTTGAGTCTTTTCCTTGGCTGTGCTTTCTGCAGAGTGATGAGGAAGGATAAGCAGTACAATGGTGAGGAGCTCTTTGCCTTCGGCAAAGGAGCAGGTTTTGGAGGTGGTTTCGGTAGCGGTTTTGGAGGTGGGAAAGGATTTGGTTTTGGCAAGGGTGGAGGACTGGGAGGAGGGGTCGTTGGGGGttttggtggtggcggtggcggtggtggtggtggttttGGTAGTGGTGGTGGATTTGGTGGCGGCTTTGGTGGTGGTCATGGAGGTGGTTTCGGTGGTGGATTTGGTGGAGGTCATGGTGGTGGTCTTGGAGGTGGTGCAGGTGGTGGAGTAGGGGGTGGCATTGGCGGTGGCCATGGAGGTGGTCTGGGTGGCGGCATTGGTGGAGGACACGGTGGTGGAGCTGGAGGAGGTGGAGGTCATGGTGGTGGTCTTGGAGGTGGTGCAGGTGGTGGAGTAGGGGGTGGCATTGGCGGTGGCCATGGAGGTGGTCTAGGTGGCGGCATTGGCGGAGGTGGAGGTCACGGTGGTGGCATTGGTGGTGGAGCTGGAGGTGGTGTAGGTGGGGGTCATGGAGGTGGAATaggtggtggtgctggtggaGGAGTTGGCGGAGGTCATGGCGGTGGAGTTGGTGGTGGACATGGGGGTGGTGTAGGTGGAGGTATTGGTGGTGGGcacggtggtggtggtggtcatGGTGGAGGTCATGTAGGTGGCCGGCATGGTGGTGGTGTGGGTGGCGGTGCTGGTGGCGGTCATGGCGGTGGTATAGGTGGAGGGGCtggtggaggtggtggtggtggtgtagGTGGCGGTGTTGGTGGTGGTGTAGGAGgaggtgttggtggtggccatgGAG GAGGTGGTGCTGGTGGAGGAGCTGGCGGAGGTATTGGTGGTGGTCATGGAGGTGGTATAG GTGGTGGAATCGGTGGCGGTGCTGGTGGAGGAGCTGGCGGTGGTATTGGTGGTGGCCATGGAGGTGGTATAGGTGGTGGAATTGGTGGGGGTGCAGGTGGAGGAGCTGGTGGTGGTATTGGTGGTGGCCATGGAGGTGGTATAGGTGGCGGTGCAGGTGGTGGAGCTGGCGGTGGCCATGGAGGTGGAATTGGTGGTGGTAGTGGTGGAGGGTTCGGTGGaggtgctggtggtggtggagggTTCGGTGGAGGTGGTGCAGGATTCGGCGGAGGTGCTGGTGGTGGCCATCGCATCTTTTCTGGAGGCTTCAACTAA
- the LOC116253291 gene encoding glycine-rich cell wall structural protein-like isoform X5, whose product MARGVGMASRVGLSWLVLSLFLGCAFCRVMRKDKQYNGEELFAFGKGAGFGGGFGSGFGGGKGFGFGKGGGLGGGVVGGFGGGGGGGGGGFGSGGGFGGGFGGGHGGGFGGGFGGGHGGGLGGGAGGGVGGGIGGGHGGGLGGGIGGGHGGGAGGGGGHGGGLGGGAGGGVGGGIGGGHGGGLGGGIGGGGGHGGGIGGGAGGGVGGGHGGGIGGGAGGGVGGGHGGGVGGGHGGGVGGGIGGGHGGGGGHGGGHVGGRHGGGVGGGAGGGHGGGIGGGAGGGGGGGVGGGVGGGVGGGVGGGHGGGVGGGAGGGAGGGIGGGHGGGVGGGAGGGAGGGIGGGHGGGIGGGIGGGAGGGAGGGIGGGHGGGIGGGIGGGAGGGAGGGIGGGHGGGIGGGAGGGAGGGHGGGIGGGSGGGFGGGAGGGGGFGGGGAGFGGGAGGGHRIFSGGFN is encoded by the exons atGGCTCGAGGGGTGGGTATGGCGAGCAGAGTGGGCCTGTCATGGCTGGTTTTGAGTCTTTTCCTTGGCTGTGCTTTCTGCAGAGTGATGAGGAAGGATAAGCAGTACAATGGTGAGGAGCTCTTTGCCTTCGGCAAAGGAGCAGGTTTTGGAGGTGGTTTCGGTAGCGGTTTTGGAGGTGGGAAAGGATTTGGTTTTGGCAAGGGTGGAGGACTGGGAGGAGGGGTCGTTGGGGGttttggtggtggcggtggcggtggtggtggtggttttGGTAGTGGTGGTGGATTTGGTGGCGGCTTTGGTGGTGGTCATGGAGGTGGTTTCGGTGGTGGATTTGGTGGAGGTCATGGTGGTGGTCTTGGAGGTGGTGCAGGTGGTGGAGTAGGGGGTGGCATTGGCGGTGGCCATGGAGGTGGTCTGGGTGGCGGCATTGGTGGAGGACACGGTGGTGGAGCTGGAGGAGGTGGAGGTCATGGTGGTGGTCTTGGAGGTGGTGCAGGTGGTGGAGTAGGGGGTGGCATTGGCGGTGGCCATGGAGGTGGTCTAGGTGGCGGCATTGGCGGAGGTGGAGGTCACGGTGGTGGCATTGGTGGTGGAGCTGGAGGTGGTGTAGGTGGGGGTCATGGAGGTGGAATaggtggtggtgctggtggaGGAGTTGGCGGAGGTCATGGCGGTGGAGTTGGTGGTGGACATGGGGGTGGTGTAGGTGGAGGTATTGGTGGTGGGcacggtggtggtggtggtcatGGTGGAGGTCATGTAGGTGGCCGGCATGGTGGTGGTGTGGGTGGCGGTGCTGGTGGCGGTCATGGCGGTGGTATAGGTGGAGGGGCtggtggaggtggtggtggtggtgtagGTGGCGGTGTTGGTGGTGGTGTAGGAGgaggtgttggtggtggccatgGAG GAGGTGTAGGAGGTGGTGCTGGTGGAGGAGCTGGCGGAGGTATTGGTGGTGGTCATGGAG GAGGTGTAGGAGGTGGTGCTGGTGGAGGAGCTGGCGGAGGTATTGGTGGTGGCCATGGCGGTGGTATAGGTGGTGGAATCGGTGGCGGTGCTGGTGGAGGAGCTGGCGGTGGTATTGGTGGTGGCCATGGAGGTGGTATAGGTGGTGGAATTGGTGGGGGTGCAGGTGGAGGAGCTGGTGGTGGTATTGGTGGTGGCCATGGAGGTGGTATAGGTGGCGGTGCAGGTGGTGGAGCTGGCGGTGGCCATGGAGGTGGAATTGGTGGTGGTAGTGGTGGAGGGTTCGGTGGaggtgctggtggtggtggagggTTCGGTGGAGGTGGTGCAGGATTCGGCGGAGGTGCTGGTGGTGGCCATCGCATCTTTTCTGGAGGCTTCAACTAA
- the LOC116253291 gene encoding glycine-rich cell wall structural protein-like isoform X7, whose product MARGVGMASRVGLSWLVLSLFLGCAFCRVMRKDKQYNGEELFAFGKGAGFGGGFGSGFGGGKGFGFGKGGGLGGGVVGGFGGGGGGGGGGFGSGGGFGGGFGGGHGGGFGGGFGGGHGGGLGGGAGGGVGGGIGGGHGGGLGGGIGGGHGGGAGGGGGHGGGLGGGAGGGVGGGIGGGHGGGLGGGIGGGGGHGGGIGGGAGGGVGGGHGGGIGGGAGGGVGGGHGGGVGGGHGGGVGGGIGGGHGGGGGHGGGHVGGRHGGGVGGGAGGGHGGGIGGGAGGGGGGGVGGGVGGGVGGGVGGGHGGGVGGGIGGGHGGGVGGGAGGGAGGGIGGGHGGGIGGGIGGGAGGGAGGGIGGGHGGGIGGGIGGGAGGGAGGGIGGGHGGGIGGGAGGGAGGGHGGGIGGGSGGGFGGGAGGGGGFGGGGAGFGGGAGGGHRIFSGGFN is encoded by the exons atGGCTCGAGGGGTGGGTATGGCGAGCAGAGTGGGCCTGTCATGGCTGGTTTTGAGTCTTTTCCTTGGCTGTGCTTTCTGCAGAGTGATGAGGAAGGATAAGCAGTACAATGGTGAGGAGCTCTTTGCCTTCGGCAAAGGAGCAGGTTTTGGAGGTGGTTTCGGTAGCGGTTTTGGAGGTGGGAAAGGATTTGGTTTTGGCAAGGGTGGAGGACTGGGAGGAGGGGTCGTTGGGGGttttggtggtggcggtggcggtggtggtggtggttttGGTAGTGGTGGTGGATTTGGTGGCGGCTTTGGTGGTGGTCATGGAGGTGGTTTCGGTGGTGGATTTGGTGGAGGTCATGGTGGTGGTCTTGGAGGTGGTGCAGGTGGTGGAGTAGGGGGTGGCATTGGCGGTGGCCATGGAGGTGGTCTGGGTGGCGGCATTGGTGGAGGACACGGTGGTGGAGCTGGAGGAGGTGGAGGTCATGGTGGTGGTCTTGGAGGTGGTGCAGGTGGTGGAGTAGGGGGTGGCATTGGCGGTGGCCATGGAGGTGGTCTAGGTGGCGGCATTGGCGGAGGTGGAGGTCACGGTGGTGGCATTGGTGGTGGAGCTGGAGGTGGTGTAGGTGGGGGTCATGGAGGTGGAATaggtggtggtgctggtggaGGAGTTGGCGGAGGTCATGGCGGTGGAGTTGGTGGTGGACATGGGGGTGGTGTAGGTGGAGGTATTGGTGGTGGGcacggtggtggtggtggtcatGGTGGAGGTCATGTAGGTGGCCGGCATGGTGGTGGTGTGGGTGGCGGTGCTGGTGGCGGTCATGGCGGTGGTATAGGTGGAGGGGCtggtggaggtggtggtggtggtgtagGTGGCGGTGTTGGTGGTGGTGTAGGAGgaggtgttggtggtggccatgGAGGTGGAGTAGGTGGTGGAATAGGGGGAGGCCATGGAGGAG GTGTAGGAGGTGGTGCTGGTGGAGGAGCTGGCGGAGGTATTGGTGGTGGCCATGGCGGTGGTATAGGTGGTGGAATCGGTGGCGGTGCTGGTGGAGGAGCTGGCGGTGGTATTGGTGGTGGCCATGGAGGTGGTATAGGTGGTGGAATTGGTGGGGGTGCAGGTGGAGGAGCTGGTGGTGGTATTGGTGGTGGCCATGGAGGTGGTATAGGTGGCGGTGCAGGTGGTGGAGCTGGCGGTGGCCATGGAGGTGGAATTGGTGGTGGTAGTGGTGGAGGGTTCGGTGGaggtgctggtggtggtggagggTTCGGTGGAGGTGGTGCAGGATTCGGCGGAGGTGCTGGTGGTGGCCATCGCATCTTTTCTGGAGGCTTCAACTAA
- the LOC116253291 gene encoding glycine-rich cell wall structural protein-like isoform X6, producing the protein MARGVGMASRVGLSWLVLSLFLGCAFCRVMRKDKQYNGEELFAFGKGAGFGGGFGSGFGGGKGFGFGKGGGLGGGVVGGFGGGGGGGGGGFGSGGGFGGGFGGGHGGGFGGGFGGGHGGGLGGGAGGGVGGGIGGGHGGGLGGGIGGGHGGGAGGGGGHGGGLGGGAGGGVGGGIGGGHGGGLGGGIGGGGGHGGGIGGGAGGGVGGGHGGGIGGGAGGGVGGGHGGGVGGGHGGGVGGGIGGGHGGGGGHGGGHVGGRHGGGVGGGAGGGHGGGIGGGAGGGGGGGVGGGVGGGVGGGVGGGHGGGVGGGIGGGHGGGVGGGAGGGAGGGIGGGHGGGIGGGIGGGAGGGAGGGIGGGHGGGIGGGIGGGAGGGAGGGIGGGHGGGIGGGAGGGAGGGHGGGIGGGSGGGFGGGAGGGGGFGGGGAGFGGGAGGGHRIFSGGFN; encoded by the exons atGGCTCGAGGGGTGGGTATGGCGAGCAGAGTGGGCCTGTCATGGCTGGTTTTGAGTCTTTTCCTTGGCTGTGCTTTCTGCAGAGTGATGAGGAAGGATAAGCAGTACAATGGTGAGGAGCTCTTTGCCTTCGGCAAAGGAGCAGGTTTTGGAGGTGGTTTCGGTAGCGGTTTTGGAGGTGGGAAAGGATTTGGTTTTGGCAAGGGTGGAGGACTGGGAGGAGGGGTCGTTGGGGGttttggtggtggcggtggcggtggtggtggtggttttGGTAGTGGTGGTGGATTTGGTGGCGGCTTTGGTGGTGGTCATGGAGGTGGTTTCGGTGGTGGATTTGGTGGAGGTCATGGTGGTGGTCTTGGAGGTGGTGCAGGTGGTGGAGTAGGGGGTGGCATTGGCGGTGGCCATGGAGGTGGTCTGGGTGGCGGCATTGGTGGAGGACACGGTGGTGGAGCTGGAGGAGGTGGAGGTCATGGTGGTGGTCTTGGAGGTGGTGCAGGTGGTGGAGTAGGGGGTGGCATTGGCGGTGGCCATGGAGGTGGTCTAGGTGGCGGCATTGGCGGAGGTGGAGGTCACGGTGGTGGCATTGGTGGTGGAGCTGGAGGTGGTGTAGGTGGGGGTCATGGAGGTGGAATaggtggtggtgctggtggaGGAGTTGGCGGAGGTCATGGCGGTGGAGTTGGTGGTGGACATGGGGGTGGTGTAGGTGGAGGTATTGGTGGTGGGcacggtggtggtggtggtcatGGTGGAGGTCATGTAGGTGGCCGGCATGGTGGTGGTGTGGGTGGCGGTGCTGGTGGCGGTCATGGCGGTGGTATAGGTGGAGGGGCtggtggaggtggtggtggtggtgtagGTGGCGGTGTTGGTGGTGGTGTAGGAGgaggtgttggtggtggccatgGAGGTGGAGTAGGTGGTGGAATAGGGGGAGGCCATGGAGGAGGTGTAGGAGGTGGTGCTGGTGGAGGAGCTGGCGGAGGTATTGGTGGTGGTCATGGAGGTGGTATAG GTGGTGGAATCGGTGGCGGTGCTGGTGGAGGAGCTGGCGGTGGTATTGGTGGTGGCCATGGAGGTGGTATAGGTGGTGGAATTGGTGGGGGTGCAGGTGGAGGAGCTGGTGGTGGTATTGGTGGTGGCCATGGAGGTGGTATAGGTGGCGGTGCAGGTGGTGGAGCTGGCGGTGGCCATGGAGGTGGAATTGGTGGTGGTAGTGGTGGAGGGTTCGGTGGaggtgctggtggtggtggagggTTCGGTGGAGGTGGTGCAGGATTCGGCGGAGGTGCTGGTGGTGGCCATCGCATCTTTTCTGGAGGCTTCAACTAA
- the LOC116253291 gene encoding glycine-rich cell wall structural protein-like isoform X1 codes for MARGVGMASRVGLSWLVLSLFLGCAFCRVMRKDKQYNGEELFAFGKGAGFGGGFGSGFGGGKGFGFGKGGGLGGGVVGGFGGGGGGGGGGFGSGGGFGGGFGGGHGGGFGGGFGGGHGGGLGGGAGGGVGGGIGGGHGGGLGGGIGGGHGGGAGGGGGHGGGLGGGAGGGVGGGIGGGHGGGLGGGIGGGGGHGGGIGGGAGGGVGGGHGGGIGGGAGGGVGGGHGGGVGGGHGGGVGGGIGGGHGGGGGHGGGHVGGRHGGGVGGGAGGGHGGGIGGGAGGGGGGGVGGGVGGGVGGGVGGGHGGGVGGGAGGGAGGGIGGGHGGGIGGGIGGGAGGGAGGGIGGGHGGGVGGGAGGGAGGGIGGGHGGGIGGGIGGGAGGGAGGGIGGGHGGGIGGGIGGGAGGGAGGGIGGGHGGGIGGGAGGGAGGGHGGGIGGGSGGGFGGGAGGGGGFGGGGAGFGGGAGGGHRIFSGGFN; via the exons atGGCTCGAGGGGTGGGTATGGCGAGCAGAGTGGGCCTGTCATGGCTGGTTTTGAGTCTTTTCCTTGGCTGTGCTTTCTGCAGAGTGATGAGGAAGGATAAGCAGTACAATGGTGAGGAGCTCTTTGCCTTCGGCAAAGGAGCAGGTTTTGGAGGTGGTTTCGGTAGCGGTTTTGGAGGTGGGAAAGGATTTGGTTTTGGCAAGGGTGGAGGACTGGGAGGAGGGGTCGTTGGGGGttttggtggtggcggtggcggtggtggtggtggttttGGTAGTGGTGGTGGATTTGGTGGCGGCTTTGGTGGTGGTCATGGAGGTGGTTTCGGTGGTGGATTTGGTGGAGGTCATGGTGGTGGTCTTGGAGGTGGTGCAGGTGGTGGAGTAGGGGGTGGCATTGGCGGTGGCCATGGAGGTGGTCTGGGTGGCGGCATTGGTGGAGGACACGGTGGTGGAGCTGGAGGAGGTGGAGGTCATGGTGGTGGTCTTGGAGGTGGTGCAGGTGGTGGAGTAGGGGGTGGCATTGGCGGTGGCCATGGAGGTGGTCTAGGTGGCGGCATTGGCGGAGGTGGAGGTCACGGTGGTGGCATTGGTGGTGGAGCTGGAGGTGGTGTAGGTGGGGGTCATGGAGGTGGAATaggtggtggtgctggtggaGGAGTTGGCGGAGGTCATGGCGGTGGAGTTGGTGGTGGACATGGGGGTGGTGTAGGTGGAGGTATTGGTGGTGGGcacggtggtggtggtggtcatGGTGGAGGTCATGTAGGTGGCCGGCATGGTGGTGGTGTGGGTGGCGGTGCTGGTGGCGGTCATGGCGGTGGTATAGGTGGAGGGGCtggtggaggtggtggtggtggtgtagGTGGCGGTGTTGGTGGTGGTGTAGGAGgaggtgttggtggtggccatgGAG GAGGTGTAGGAGGTGGTGCTGGTGGAGGAGCTGGCGGAGGTATTGGTGGTGGTCATGGAGGTGGTATAGGTGGTGGAATCGGTGGCGGTGCTGGTGGAGGAGCTGGCGGTGGTATTGGTGGTGGTCATGGAGGAGGTGTAGGAGGTGGTGCTGGTGGAGGAGCTGGCGGAGGTATTGGTGGTGGCCATGGCGGTGGTATAGGTGGTGGAATCGGTGGCGGTGCTGGTGGAGGAGCTGGCGGTGGTATTGGTGGTGGCCATGGAGGTGGTATAGGTGGTGGAATTGGTGGGGGTGCAGGTGGAGGAGCTGGTGGTGGTATTGGTGGTGGCCATGGAGGTGGTATAGGTGGCGGTGCAGGTGGTGGAGCTGGCGGTGGCCATGGAGGTGGAATTGGTGGTGGTAGTGGTGGAGGGTTCGGTGGaggtgctggtggtggtggagggTTCGGTGGAGGTGGTGCAGGATTCGGCGGAGGTGCTGGTGGTGGCCATCGCATCTTTTCTGGAGGCTTCAACTAA
- the LOC116253291 gene encoding glycine-rich cell wall structural protein-like isoform X3, which produces MARGVGMASRVGLSWLVLSLFLGCAFCRVMRKDKQYNGEELFAFGKGAGFGGGFGSGFGGGKGFGFGKGGGLGGGVVGGFGGGGGGGGGGFGSGGGFGGGFGGGHGGGFGGGFGGGHGGGLGGGAGGGVGGGIGGGHGGGLGGGIGGGHGGGAGGGGGHGGGLGGGAGGGVGGGIGGGHGGGLGGGIGGGGGHGGGIGGGAGGGVGGGHGGGIGGGAGGGVGGGHGGGVGGGHGGGVGGGIGGGHGGGGGHGGGHVGGRHGGGVGGGAGGGHGGGIGGGAGGGGGGGVGGGVGGGVGGGVGGGHGGGVGGGIGGGHGGGVGGGAGGGAGGGIGGGHGGGVGGGAGGGAGGGIGGGHGGGIGGGIGGGAGGGAGGGIGGGHGGGIGGGIGGGAGGGAGGGIGGGHGGGIGGGAGGGAGGGHGGGIGGGSGGGFGGGAGGGGGFGGGGAGFGGGAGGGHRIFSGGFN; this is translated from the exons atGGCTCGAGGGGTGGGTATGGCGAGCAGAGTGGGCCTGTCATGGCTGGTTTTGAGTCTTTTCCTTGGCTGTGCTTTCTGCAGAGTGATGAGGAAGGATAAGCAGTACAATGGTGAGGAGCTCTTTGCCTTCGGCAAAGGAGCAGGTTTTGGAGGTGGTTTCGGTAGCGGTTTTGGAGGTGGGAAAGGATTTGGTTTTGGCAAGGGTGGAGGACTGGGAGGAGGGGTCGTTGGGGGttttggtggtggcggtggcggtggtggtggtggttttGGTAGTGGTGGTGGATTTGGTGGCGGCTTTGGTGGTGGTCATGGAGGTGGTTTCGGTGGTGGATTTGGTGGAGGTCATGGTGGTGGTCTTGGAGGTGGTGCAGGTGGTGGAGTAGGGGGTGGCATTGGCGGTGGCCATGGAGGTGGTCTGGGTGGCGGCATTGGTGGAGGACACGGTGGTGGAGCTGGAGGAGGTGGAGGTCATGGTGGTGGTCTTGGAGGTGGTGCAGGTGGTGGAGTAGGGGGTGGCATTGGCGGTGGCCATGGAGGTGGTCTAGGTGGCGGCATTGGCGGAGGTGGAGGTCACGGTGGTGGCATTGGTGGTGGAGCTGGAGGTGGTGTAGGTGGGGGTCATGGAGGTGGAATaggtggtggtgctggtggaGGAGTTGGCGGAGGTCATGGCGGTGGAGTTGGTGGTGGACATGGGGGTGGTGTAGGTGGAGGTATTGGTGGTGGGcacggtggtggtggtggtcatGGTGGAGGTCATGTAGGTGGCCGGCATGGTGGTGGTGTGGGTGGCGGTGCTGGTGGCGGTCATGGCGGTGGTATAGGTGGAGGGGCtggtggaggtggtggtggtggtgtagGTGGCGGTGTTGGTGGTGGTGTAGGAGgaggtgttggtggtggccatgGAGGTGGAGTAGGTGGTGGAATAGGGGGAGGCCATGGAGGAGGTGTAGGAGGTGGTGCTGGTGGAGGAGCTGGCGGAGGTATTGGTGGTGGTCATGGAG GAGGTGTAGGAGGTGGTGCTGGTGGAGGAGCTGGCGGAGGTATTGGTGGTGGCCATGGCGGTGGTATAGGTGGTGGAATCGGTGGCGGTGCTGGTGGAGGAGCTGGCGGTGGTATTGGTGGTGGCCATGGAGGTGGTATAGGTGGTGGAATTGGTGGGGGTGCAGGTGGAGGAGCTGGTGGTGGTATTGGTGGTGGCCATGGAGGTGGTATAGGTGGCGGTGCAGGTGGTGGAGCTGGCGGTGGCCATGGAGGTGGAATTGGTGGTGGTAGTGGTGGAGGGTTCGGTGGaggtgctggtggtggtggagggTTCGGTGGAGGTGGTGCAGGATTCGGCGGAGGTGCTGGTGGTGGCCATCGCATCTTTTCTGGAGGCTTCAACTAA